The Meiothermus cerbereus DSM 11376 genome includes a window with the following:
- the pyrR gene encoding bifunctional pyr operon transcriptional regulator/uracil phosphoribosyltransferase PyrR has product MTFKSKILNEDEVRRALTRIAHEVIEKNKGTDNLCFVGIHTRGISLAKRLVDLVEKFEGKRVAMGILDITLYRDDLTEIGLQPRVRETRIPFDLNGKAVVLVDDVLYTGRTARAALDALIDQGRPNRIYLAVLVDRGHRELPIRADFVGKNLPTSKSEVVKVKTQEDDGEDAVELWEMEET; this is encoded by the coding sequence ATGACCTTCAAATCCAAAATCCTGAATGAAGACGAAGTGCGTCGGGCCCTCACCCGCATCGCCCACGAGGTTATCGAGAAAAATAAGGGCACCGACAACCTCTGCTTTGTGGGCATTCACACCCGTGGCATCAGCCTGGCCAAAAGGCTGGTGGACCTGGTGGAAAAGTTCGAGGGCAAGCGGGTGGCCATGGGCATTCTGGACATCACCCTCTACCGCGACGACCTTACAGAGATTGGCCTGCAGCCCAGGGTGCGCGAGACCCGTATCCCCTTCGACCTGAACGGCAAGGCTGTGGTGCTGGTAGACGATGTGCTCTACACCGGCCGTACCGCGCGGGCCGCGCTGGATGCCCTGATTGACCAGGGCCGCCCCAACCGCATCTACCTGGCAGTGCTGGTAGACCGGGGCCACCGCGAGCTGCCCATCCGGGCCGACTTTGTGGGAAAGAACCTGCCCACCTCTAAAAGCGAAGTGGTGAAGGTAAAAACCCAGGAAGACGACGGCGAGGACGCCGTAGAGCTATGGGAAATGGAGGAAACATGA
- a CDS encoding fumarate reductase/succinate dehydrogenase flavoprotein subunit — protein MESYTIHDYDVLVIGAGGAGLRAAIAAIEQGARVGVVTKSLLGKAHTVMAEGGMAAAMGNVRPEDNWKVHFRDTLKGGGMLNNWKMVENYTKEAPDRVRELEQWGAVFDRTPDGRINQRNFGGHSYPRLAHVGDRTGLELIRTLQDHAVKMGIHAHMETTIYRLLTDAGRVVGALGFNRQTGEFLVFRAKAVVLATGGLGRIYQITSNSWECTGDGFSLASMVGADLIDMEFIQFHPTGMVWPPSVMGILVTEGVRGEGGVLKNSEGKRFMFDNVPERYKGEFAETEEEAERWLQGDRSARRPPELLTRDVVARAIRKEVNEGRGSPHGGAYLDIASRRPADYIKKKLPSMYHQFMKLGNLDITKEPMEVGPTCHYVMGGVRVDPDTQATNVPGLYAAGEVAGGLHGANRLGGNSLSDLVVFGRRAGMAAAEFAAKQTAPYQVDEAQVRAYIAEALEPFNNPHGENPFALMKELRATMQKNAGIMREESELKAQLEILANLRKRAWNTSVSGSRAYNPGWHTALDMRLMVEISEAVVLAALARKESRGGHARLDYPDPDPSFARINHIIRRSSDGTLTVVAEPLPEMPDELRKVAEAKDLKELSEKVGA, from the coding sequence ATGGAATCCTACACAATACATGACTACGACGTACTGGTAATTGGCGCGGGTGGCGCCGGCCTACGGGCTGCCATCGCAGCCATCGAGCAAGGAGCCAGGGTGGGGGTGGTCACCAAGAGCCTGCTGGGCAAAGCCCACACCGTAATGGCCGAAGGCGGTATGGCCGCCGCAATGGGCAATGTGCGTCCCGAGGACAACTGGAAGGTACACTTCCGCGACACCCTCAAGGGCGGCGGGATGCTCAACAACTGGAAGATGGTGGAGAACTACACCAAGGAAGCCCCCGACCGGGTGCGCGAGCTCGAGCAGTGGGGCGCCGTCTTCGACCGTACCCCCGATGGCAGAATCAATCAGCGCAACTTTGGGGGGCACTCCTACCCCCGCCTGGCCCACGTGGGCGACCGCACCGGCCTCGAGCTCATCCGCACCCTGCAGGACCATGCCGTAAAGATGGGCATCCATGCCCACATGGAAACCACCATCTACCGCCTCCTGACCGATGCGGGCCGGGTGGTAGGGGCCCTGGGTTTCAACCGCCAGACGGGCGAATTCCTGGTTTTCCGGGCCAAAGCTGTGGTGCTGGCCACCGGCGGTTTGGGCCGCATCTACCAGATCACCTCTAACTCCTGGGAGTGCACCGGCGACGGCTTCTCGCTGGCCAGTATGGTGGGTGCCGATCTGATCGACATGGAGTTTATCCAGTTCCACCCCACCGGCATGGTTTGGCCTCCCAGCGTGATGGGTATCCTGGTTACCGAAGGCGTGCGGGGTGAGGGCGGCGTACTCAAGAACAGCGAGGGCAAGCGCTTTATGTTCGACAACGTGCCCGAACGCTATAAGGGCGAGTTCGCCGAGACCGAGGAAGAGGCCGAGCGCTGGCTCCAGGGCGACCGCAGCGCCCGCCGCCCACCGGAACTGCTAACCCGCGATGTGGTCGCGAGGGCCATTCGAAAGGAAGTCAACGAAGGGCGGGGAAGCCCCCACGGCGGTGCCTACCTGGATATCGCCAGCCGCCGCCCTGCCGACTACATCAAAAAGAAGCTTCCCAGCATGTACCACCAGTTCATGAAACTGGGCAACCTGGACATCACCAAAGAGCCCATGGAGGTAGGCCCAACCTGCCATTACGTGATGGGCGGGGTACGGGTGGACCCCGATACCCAGGCCACCAATGTGCCAGGGCTGTACGCTGCGGGTGAGGTGGCCGGTGGGCTCCACGGGGCCAACCGCCTTGGCGGCAACTCGCTGTCCGACCTGGTGGTTTTTGGACGTCGGGCTGGCATGGCCGCAGCCGAGTTTGCGGCAAAACAAACGGCCCCTTATCAGGTGGACGAAGCCCAGGTGCGGGCCTACATTGCCGAAGCCCTGGAGCCCTTCAACAACCCCCACGGTGAAAACCCCTTTGCGCTCATGAAGGAGCTTCGCGCCACTATGCAGAAAAACGCGGGCATTATGCGCGAAGAAAGCGAGCTAAAAGCGCAGCTCGAGATTCTGGCCAATCTCAGAAAACGGGCCTGGAACACCTCGGTCTCGGGCAGTCGGGCCTATAACCCAGGCTGGCACACCGCCCTGGATATGCGCTTGATGGTCGAGATTTCCGAGGCAGTGGTGCTTGCCGCCCTGGCCCGCAAGGAAAGCCGGGGCGGCCACGCTCGCCTCGATTACCCCGACCCCGACCCCAGTTTTGCCAGAATCAACCACATCATCCGCCGCAGCAGCGATGGAACCCTTACAGTGGTGGCCGAACCACTGCCCGAGATGCCTGATGAGTTGCGCAAAGTAGCTGAAGCCAAAGATCTCAAAGAGCTGAGCGAAAAGGTAGGTGCCTGA
- a CDS encoding sodium:calcium antiporter: MRLRLLEVFGYGASMLLLFLAFVGSLAVLLVSARLFTRAAERIGLALGLSSFMVGVIIVGVGTSLPELITGLFSVSQGVSQIVSGNVLGANVSNLLLILGVSTVFSILRPVYLGEAYIAIDLHFLVGSAFVLGVVMFDGVVGRVEGLFLLAAYGVYVAYLLKEGSSGQSGGTRPPVAPRDLLVVAMSAVGIYFGAEWTVGSLQGLAGGLGVPTAIVAVTVLALGTTLPELVVSITAARQGKASLAVGNILGSCVFNALVVVGAGAVYGTVRVPPELTGFALPFVVGASLLFYLLVQDRRISSWEGMLFLVMYALFILKVSGLA; encoded by the coding sequence GTGAGATTGCGCCTGCTCGAGGTTTTTGGGTATGGTGCTTCCATGCTGCTATTGTTTCTGGCTTTTGTGGGCAGCCTGGCCGTGCTGCTGGTGTCGGCGCGCTTGTTTACCAGGGCTGCCGAGCGCATTGGGCTGGCTTTGGGCCTGTCCAGCTTTATGGTGGGCGTGATTATCGTGGGGGTGGGCACCTCGTTGCCGGAGCTCATCACCGGGCTCTTTTCGGTCAGCCAGGGGGTTTCCCAGATCGTCAGCGGCAACGTACTGGGCGCCAACGTCTCTAACCTGCTCCTGATTCTGGGTGTCAGCACAGTTTTCTCGATATTGCGCCCGGTATACCTAGGCGAGGCCTATATCGCCATTGACCTGCACTTTCTGGTGGGCTCAGCCTTTGTGCTGGGGGTGGTGATGTTCGATGGGGTGGTGGGCCGTGTGGAGGGGCTTTTTTTGCTGGCTGCCTATGGGGTCTATGTGGCGTATCTGCTCAAGGAGGGCAGCAGCGGGCAAAGCGGCGGAACCCGCCCCCCTGTCGCCCCACGCGACCTGCTTGTGGTGGCCATGAGTGCGGTAGGCATCTATTTTGGCGCCGAATGGACGGTGGGTAGCTTGCAGGGGCTTGCGGGCGGGCTGGGTGTGCCGACTGCCATTGTGGCGGTCACGGTCTTGGCCCTGGGTACCACCCTGCCCGAGCTGGTGGTGAGCATCACCGCGGCCCGGCAGGGCAAAGCCTCTTTGGCGGTGGGGAATATTCTGGGCTCCTGTGTGTTCAATGCGCTGGTGGTGGTGGGTGCGGGAGCCGTCTACGGTACCGTCCGGGTGCCGCCCGAACTGACCGGGTTTGCCCTGCCCTTTGTGGTGGGGGCCTCGCTTTTGTTTTATTTGCTGGTACAGGATCGGCGCATCTCAAGTTGGGAGGGGATGCTGTTTTTGGTGATGTATGCGCTGTTTATCCTCAAGGTGAGCGGTCTGGCCTGA
- the mnmA gene encoding tRNA 2-thiouridine(34) synthase MnmA produces the protein MKKRVLAAMSGGVDSSVSAALLKAQGYEVIGAMMRFWPDNKKDDCFETCCSPDAAYEARRVADIIGIPFYLLDYREEFQEKIIDPFIAGYQAGETPNPCVNCNTRVKFDSLLKKARMLGCDYVATGHYVINREGGLYRGDPKKDQTYFLWGTPKEAIPHMLFPVGHLEKPQVRALAEQFGLPTAKKPESQNICFVQGDLKEFLAQHLSARPGPLIDLKTGQQIGEHSGAQFYTVGQKKGLGLWKSHLERYVVQVNTTTNEVVVGPKEACMWGGLEAREVNLLVEPQDLPAELEVQVRYRTRPVPARVEEMGPGRMTIRLMEPQFAVTAGQSVVLYQGDRLLGGGFIARPLHNQWETLAAETRTRNCL, from the coding sequence GTGAAGAAGCGTGTACTGGCCGCCATGAGCGGGGGGGTAGACTCCTCCGTGAGTGCGGCTTTGCTCAAAGCCCAGGGCTACGAGGTGATCGGGGCCATGATGCGCTTCTGGCCCGATAACAAAAAGGACGACTGCTTCGAGACCTGCTGCTCGCCCGACGCTGCTTATGAGGCCCGGCGGGTTGCGGACATCATTGGCATTCCTTTCTACCTGCTGGACTACCGCGAGGAGTTCCAGGAAAAAATTATCGATCCCTTTATCGCCGGCTACCAAGCGGGCGAGACCCCCAACCCCTGCGTAAACTGCAACACCCGGGTTAAGTTCGACTCGCTTCTAAAAAAGGCCCGCATGCTGGGCTGCGACTACGTGGCTACCGGCCACTACGTCATCAACCGCGAGGGGGGGCTGTACCGGGGTGACCCCAAGAAAGACCAGACCTACTTTTTGTGGGGTACGCCCAAGGAGGCCATCCCCCACATGCTCTTCCCGGTAGGGCACCTGGAGAAGCCCCAGGTGCGGGCGCTGGCCGAGCAGTTTGGCCTGCCTACAGCCAAGAAGCCCGAGAGCCAGAACATCTGCTTTGTGCAGGGCGACCTGAAGGAGTTTCTGGCCCAGCACCTCTCGGCCCGTCCGGGGCCCCTGATTGACCTAAAGACCGGCCAGCAGATCGGCGAGCACAGCGGGGCGCAGTTTTACACCGTGGGCCAGAAGAAGGGTCTGGGGCTGTGGAAGAGCCACCTCGAGCGCTACGTGGTGCAGGTCAACACCACTACCAACGAAGTGGTGGTGGGGCCCAAGGAAGCCTGTATGTGGGGGGGCCTCGAGGCCCGCGAAGTCAACCTGCTGGTCGAACCCCAGGACTTGCCCGCAGAACTCGAGGTACAGGTGCGCTACCGCACCCGGCCCGTGCCGGCCCGAGTGGAGGAGATGGGCCCTGGCCGGATGACCATTCGTCTGATGGAGCCCCAGTTTGCCGTTACCGCCGGCCAGTCGGTGGTGCTGTACCAGGGGGATCGGCTTTTAGGGGGTGGGTTCATCGCCCGGCCCCTACACAATCAATGGGAAACCCTGGCCGCTGAAACCCGAACCAGAAACTGCCTATAA
- a CDS encoding succinate dehydrogenase/fumarate reductase iron-sulfur subunit: MSTVTFRVFRGDRSGGELKDYTVEVQEGMVVLDAIHQIQAEQAPDLACRWNCKAGKCGSCGAEVNGKPTLMCMTRLDTIDTSKPVTIRPMKTFPVIRDLATDVKWNYEANKKIKPFTPAPGTDWIMFQEDVDRVQEFRKCIECFLCQNVCHVLREHDEKTGFIGPRLLVRTASLEMHPLDVENRLDMLKNEGGIGYCNITKCCTEVCPEHIHITDNAIIPLKERVVDEYYDPILGFFRRLFGSKKQAQPTGQAADD, from the coding sequence ATGTCAACTGTCACCTTCAGAGTTTTTCGTGGGGATCGCAGCGGCGGTGAGCTAAAAGACTACACCGTCGAGGTGCAAGAAGGCATGGTGGTGTTGGATGCCATCCACCAGATCCAAGCCGAACAGGCCCCCGATCTGGCCTGTCGCTGGAACTGCAAGGCCGGCAAGTGCGGCTCGTGTGGAGCTGAGGTCAATGGGAAGCCAACTTTGATGTGCATGACCCGGCTGGATACCATCGACACCAGCAAGCCCGTCACAATACGGCCTATGAAAACCTTCCCGGTGATCCGCGACCTGGCCACCGATGTGAAGTGGAACTACGAGGCCAACAAAAAAATCAAGCCCTTCACCCCAGCCCCTGGCACCGACTGGATTATGTTCCAGGAGGATGTGGATCGGGTACAGGAGTTCAGAAAGTGCATCGAGTGTTTCTTGTGCCAGAACGTCTGCCACGTGCTGCGTGAGCACGACGAAAAAACCGGCTTTATCGGGCCTCGCTTACTGGTACGCACCGCAAGCCTCGAGATGCATCCCCTCGATGTGGAAAACCGCCTGGATATGCTTAAAAACGAAGGCGGCATCGGCTACTGCAACATCACCAAGTGCTGCACCGAAGTCTGCCCCGAGCATATCCACATTACCGACAACGCCATCATCCCACTTAAGGAACGGGTTGTAGATGAGTACTACGACCCAATTCTGGGCTTCTTCCGGCGTTTGTTCGGTAGCAAGAAGCAGGCTCAGCCTACCGGTCAGGCAGCCGACGACTAG
- a CDS encoding Uma2 family endonuclease encodes MARTKAATLEELKKEPGKAELVDGEIVRMPPTGFLPGYAAMRILFSLHEYAQTQKNGYAVGDNVGFVVDLPRRKSFSPDAAYYVGPHSGMKFLEGAPVFAVEVRSEGDYGPKAEQALAKKRADYFAAGTLVVWDVDMLAADVVRVYRAEDPSHPTLYRRGQLAEAEPALPGWRMPVEDLFPYFVQGSDGSS; translated from the coding sequence ATGGCCAGAACCAAGGCAGCCACCCTGGAGGAACTCAAAAAAGAGCCGGGTAAGGCCGAGCTGGTGGACGGGGAGATTGTGCGTATGCCTCCGACTGGATTTTTACCTGGATATGCTGCGATGCGCATTTTGTTTAGCTTGCACGAGTACGCCCAAACCCAAAAAAATGGTTATGCCGTAGGCGATAACGTGGGTTTTGTGGTAGACCTACCCCGGCGCAAAAGCTTTAGTCCGGATGCAGCCTATTATGTGGGCCCCCACTCCGGTATGAAGTTTCTGGAAGGGGCTCCGGTATTTGCGGTAGAGGTGCGCAGTGAAGGGGATTATGGTCCAAAGGCCGAGCAAGCCCTGGCAAAGAAGCGGGCCGACTACTTTGCCGCCGGAACGCTGGTGGTCTGGGATGTAGATATGCTGGCGGCAGATGTGGTGCGGGTCTACCGGGCAGAAGACCCCAGCCACCCCACCCTGTACCGCAGGGGGCAGCTGGCCGAAGCCGAGCCGGCCCTGCCCGGCTGGCGGATGCCGGTAGAGGATTTGTTTCCCTACTTTGTGCAGGGCTCTGACGGCTCGAGTTGA
- a CDS encoding aspartate carbamoyltransferase catalytic subunit, whose protein sequence is MSESAVPSFPKHLLDFRDWSPVQVESLLETAQMMQEVLARPVKKVPALTGFTVATVFFEPSTRTRISFELAARRMSADVVSFVGAVSSTTKGETYRDTLRTLDQMGIDAYILRTDAAGVPHQAHGWLKKPIINAGDGWRAHPTQALLDAFTLREKLGSLEGKKIAIVGDILHSRVARSNAELLPMLGAHVVACGPATLLPAQLPGATLTTNLKEALQEADAVMVLRLQKERMDKGLLPSLPEYIAAYQITQGRLGWARPEAPLLHPGPMNRDVELEGTLADAPRSLVERQVANGQAVRMAVLYHVLVGKRN, encoded by the coding sequence ATGAGCGAAAGCGCTGTGCCCAGCTTTCCGAAGCACCTGCTCGACTTTCGCGACTGGAGCCCCGTCCAGGTTGAAAGCCTGCTGGAAACGGCCCAGATGATGCAGGAGGTGCTCGCGCGCCCGGTCAAAAAGGTGCCGGCCCTTACCGGCTTTACCGTGGCCACGGTGTTCTTTGAGCCTTCTACCCGCACCCGTATCTCCTTCGAGCTGGCCGCAAGGCGCATGTCGGCGGATGTGGTGAGCTTTGTGGGTGCGGTCAGCTCCACCACCAAAGGCGAGACCTACCGCGACACCCTGCGTACCCTGGATCAGATGGGCATTGATGCCTACATCCTGCGTACCGATGCCGCCGGAGTACCCCACCAGGCCCACGGCTGGCTAAAAAAGCCCATCATCAACGCGGGGGACGGCTGGCGCGCCCACCCCACCCAGGCCCTGCTGGACGCTTTTACCCTGCGCGAGAAGCTGGGCAGCCTCGAGGGCAAAAAAATTGCCATCGTGGGGGACATCCTGCATTCGCGGGTAGCCCGCTCCAACGCCGAGCTGCTGCCCATGCTGGGGGCCCACGTGGTGGCCTGTGGCCCGGCTACCCTGCTCCCGGCCCAGCTGCCCGGCGCCACCCTTACCACCAACCTCAAGGAGGCCCTGCAGGAAGCCGATGCGGTGATGGTTTTGCGCCTACAAAAAGAGCGCATGGACAAGGGTCTCTTGCCCTCGCTGCCGGAGTACATCGCGGCCTACCAGATCACCCAAGGGCGCCTGGGCTGGGCCAGACCCGAAGCCCCCCTGCTCCACCCCGGCCCCATGAACCGCGATGTGGAGCTCGAGGGCACCCTGGCCGACGCCCCGCGTAGCCTGGTCGAACGCCAGGTGGCCAACGGACAGGCCGTGCGGATGGCCGTGCTTTATCACGTACTGGTGGGGAAAAGAAACTGA